Within the Kribbella aluminosa genome, the region GGCCCGGGCCAGGCGGGTCCGGCCGAGCCGGGCTACCCGACGGTCTGACCGTACTGGCGCAGTACTGGCGCAGTACTGACGCAGTACTGGCGCAGTACGAACGAACGCCCCGCCGGTCGGCGGGGCGTTCGTCGTTCTAGCTGGCCTGGCTCACGCTGGACATGTTGTAGTCCGGGATCAGCAGCGGTGGGGTCGCGGTGCGGGAGAAGTAGTCGCCCCATTCGCGGGAGAACGACGGCACGGTCGCGCCGGCCGCGGTGAAGCGGGCCAGCAGGTCGACCGGGCTCTCGTTGAAGCGGAAGTTGTTGACCGCGCCGGTGACCTCACCGTTCTCGACCAGGTAGACGCCGTCGCGGGTCAGCCCGGTCAGCAGCAGCGTCTGCGGCTCGACGACCCGGATGTACCACAGGCAGGTCAGCAGCAGGCCGTTGTCGAGGCCCGCCACCAGGTCGTCGGTTGTACCGGTCGCGCCGTCCACCGAGAGAACGTAGTTCTCGATGCCGGGCGTGGCCGTCGGTACGTCGATCAGGTCCGCGGTGTAGCGGCTGGTCATCAGGTGCTCGAGCTTGCCGCCGCGGATCCAGTCGGTGGCGGTCAGCGTGAGGCCGTTGTCGAACACGCTCGACGAGCCGCCCGACGAACGGGCCACCGCGAACGCGAACGCCTCGAGCCCCGCGAGCGCCGGGTCCGAGTGCAGGTTCACGGGCTGCGACGACAGCGTGTCGCCGATCCGTGTCCCGCCGCCGGACTTCGAGAACACGGTCTGGCCCTCGAAAGCGTCCCGGCCGTCGAGCTGCCAGTACAGGTACGTCATCAGGTCCGCGACCGCGGCCGGCGGCAGGATCGTCGGGTGCCGGCCCGCGTCGACCGACACGGTGCGCCCAGCCCAGCCGAGGCGGCGGGTCAGCTCGGTGTCCAACGA harbors:
- a CDS encoding metallopeptidase TldD-related protein, which encodes MTAVQLTPQDTVERGLALAAAEGADDCVVLVAETSSTNLRWANNTLTTNGAMRGSSVTVIATVGSGEGTAAGVIGRSSVTEDTLREIVSAAIATARAAGPAEDARPLVDGTASADWALEPEETTVGVYEKFAPSLGESLKRAAAEKRRLYGFANHEVVTLYVGSSTGLRLRQALPRGYVSSTGKNDAHSAWVGTATRDFTDVDALSLDTELTRRLGWAGRTVSVDAGRHPTILPPAAVADLMTYLYWQLDGRDAFEGQTVFSKSGGGTRIGDTLSSQPVNLHSDPALAGLEAFAFAVARSSGGSSSVFDNGLTLTATDWIRGGKLEHLMTSRYTADLIDVPTATPGIENYVLSVDGATGTTDDLVAGLDNGLLLTCLWYIRVVEPQTLLLTGLTRDGVYLVENGEVTGAVNNFRFNESPVDLLARFTAAGATVPSFSREWGDYFSRTATPPLLIPDYNMSSVSQAS